A single region of the Streptomyces sp. AM 4-1-1 genome encodes:
- a CDS encoding CoA-acylating methylmalonate-semialdehyde dehydrogenase, translating to MKTVDHWIGGRTVEGTSGDHGPVTDPATGQVTGRVAFASAEEVDTAVAAAKAAYRAWGTSSLSTRTAVLFRYRALLDAHRDDIAALITAEHGKVRSDALGEVARGLEIVELACGITTQLKGELSTQVSHRVDVASIRQPLGVVAGITPFNFPAMVPMWMFPLAVACGNTFVLKPSEKDPSPANLLAELAAGAGLPDGVLNVVHGDRVAVDSLLGHPDVAAVSFVGSTPIARHVHATASANGKRVQALGGAKNHMLVLPDADLDAAADAAVSAAYGSAGERCMAVSAVVVVGSVADELVRRIRERAEKIKIGPGDDPTSEMGPLITRAHRDKVASYITGAAAQGAEVVLDGTGHTVEGFEDGHWIGLSLLDHVPTDSDAYRDEIFGPVLCVLRVDTYEEGVALVNASPYGNGTAIFTRDGGAARRFQLEVEAGMVGVNVPIPVPVGYHSFGGWKDSLFGDHHVYGNDGVHFYTRGKVVTTRWPDPSDTPTGIDLGFPHNR from the coding sequence ATGAAGACCGTCGACCACTGGATCGGTGGCCGGACCGTCGAGGGCACCTCGGGCGACCACGGCCCGGTCACCGACCCCGCCACCGGGCAGGTCACCGGGCGGGTCGCGTTCGCCTCGGCGGAGGAGGTGGACACGGCGGTGGCCGCCGCGAAGGCCGCGTACCGCGCCTGGGGCACGTCCTCGCTCTCCACCAGGACCGCGGTCCTCTTCCGGTACCGCGCACTGCTCGACGCCCACCGCGACGACATCGCCGCGCTGATCACCGCCGAGCACGGCAAGGTGCGTTCGGACGCGCTCGGCGAGGTGGCGCGCGGGCTGGAGATCGTGGAGCTGGCCTGCGGGATCACCACCCAGCTCAAGGGCGAACTGTCCACCCAGGTCTCCCACCGGGTGGACGTCGCGTCGATCCGTCAACCGCTCGGTGTCGTCGCGGGCATCACGCCCTTCAACTTCCCGGCCATGGTGCCGATGTGGATGTTCCCGCTGGCCGTCGCCTGCGGCAACACCTTCGTGCTGAAGCCCAGCGAGAAGGACCCGTCACCGGCCAACCTGCTGGCGGAGCTGGCGGCCGGGGCGGGACTCCCGGACGGTGTGCTGAACGTCGTGCACGGCGACAGGGTCGCCGTCGACAGCCTGCTGGGCCACCCGGACGTCGCCGCGGTCTCCTTCGTCGGCTCCACCCCCATCGCCCGCCATGTCCACGCGACCGCCTCCGCGAACGGGAAGCGGGTCCAGGCGCTCGGCGGAGCCAAGAACCACATGCTGGTCCTCCCCGACGCGGACCTCGACGCCGCCGCCGACGCGGCGGTCTCCGCGGCGTACGGTTCCGCCGGGGAGCGCTGCATGGCGGTCTCGGCGGTCGTCGTGGTCGGCTCCGTCGCCGACGAACTGGTCCGGCGAATCCGCGAACGCGCCGAGAAGATCAAGATCGGACCGGGCGACGACCCCACGTCCGAGATGGGCCCGCTGATCACCAGGGCACACCGCGACAAGGTGGCCTCCTACATCACGGGCGCCGCCGCCCAGGGCGCCGAGGTCGTCCTCGACGGCACCGGTCACACGGTCGAGGGTTTCGAGGACGGCCACTGGATCGGCCTGTCGCTCCTGGACCACGTCCCCACCGACTCGGACGCGTACCGGGACGAGATCTTCGGCCCGGTCCTGTGCGTCCTGCGCGTCGATACGTACGAGGAGGGCGTCGCCCTCGTCAACGCCTCCCCGTACGGCAACGGCACCGCGATCTTCACCCGCGACGGAGGCGCCGCCCGCCGCTTCCAACTGGAGGTCGAGGCGGGCATGGTCGGCGTCAACGTCCCGATCCCGGTACCGGTGGGCTACCACTCGTTCGGCGGCTGGAAGGACTCGCTCTTCGGTGACCACCACGTCTACGGCAACGACGGCGTCCACTTCTACACCCGCGGCAAGGTCGTCACCACCCGCTGGCCGGACCCCTCCGACACTCCGACCGGCATCGACCTGGGCTTCCCCCACAACCGCTGA
- a CDS encoding Cmx/CmrA family chloramphenicol efflux MFS transporter, translating to MPFAVYVLGLAVFAQGTSEFMLSGLVSGIADDLHVSIPDAGLLTSAFAVGMVVGAPLTALLSRNWPRRRALLFFLGVFVAVHVIGALTPGYGVLLATRVVGALANAGFWAVALVTALGMVEPSARARATSVVVGGVTLACVVGVPAGALLGGHWGWRSAFWAVAVVSVPALVAVARTIPDERPATTGTETGAGVSAGHELRALRRPRLLLTLLISALVQGATFCAFAYLEPLVTRVTGFGAGWVPAVLALFGVGSFIGVTVAGRIGDARPDALVAVGPVTLTLGWSALALTAGNPVAALVLVLVQGALAFATGTALISRVFRAAPDAPTMAGSFATAAFNIGAALGPWAGGLAIGGGYGFRAPAWTSAALMALATVTAVLLRMVRRPAPVRGGAPARPVPPAPGPDRSAEQLEEADDVEERQQAEHPDRQEAEHRHHASEPRQVLPE from the coding sequence ATGCCTTTCGCTGTCTACGTGCTCGGGCTCGCGGTCTTCGCCCAGGGCACCTCGGAGTTCATGCTGTCCGGTCTGGTCTCGGGCATCGCCGACGACCTGCACGTGTCGATCCCGGACGCCGGGCTGCTGACCTCGGCGTTCGCGGTCGGGATGGTGGTCGGTGCGCCGTTGACCGCGCTCCTCAGCCGGAACTGGCCCCGGCGACGGGCCCTGTTGTTCTTTCTGGGCGTGTTCGTCGCCGTCCACGTCATCGGCGCGCTCACACCCGGATACGGGGTGCTGCTCGCGACCCGCGTCGTCGGAGCGCTCGCCAACGCCGGTTTCTGGGCCGTCGCCCTGGTGACCGCGCTCGGCATGGTCGAACCCTCGGCCAGGGCGCGTGCCACGTCCGTCGTCGTCGGCGGGGTCACCCTCGCCTGCGTGGTGGGTGTTCCGGCCGGGGCGCTGCTCGGCGGTCACTGGGGGTGGCGGTCGGCGTTCTGGGCGGTGGCCGTCGTCTCCGTGCCCGCGCTCGTCGCGGTCGCCCGGACGATCCCGGACGAGCGGCCCGCGACCACGGGGACGGAGACCGGCGCGGGCGTGAGCGCGGGCCACGAGCTGCGTGCCCTCAGGCGTCCCCGGCTCCTGCTGACGCTGTTGATCAGCGCGCTGGTCCAGGGCGCGACGTTCTGCGCGTTCGCCTATCTGGAGCCGTTGGTCACACGGGTCACCGGGTTCGGCGCGGGGTGGGTGCCCGCGGTGCTCGCGCTGTTCGGGGTGGGCTCGTTCATCGGTGTCACGGTCGCGGGCCGGATCGGCGACGCGCGCCCCGACGCCCTGGTGGCGGTCGGACCGGTCACGCTCACCCTCGGCTGGTCCGCCCTCGCCCTGACCGCGGGGAACCCGGTGGCGGCGCTCGTACTCGTCCTGGTGCAAGGGGCGTTGGCGTTCGCCACGGGGACCGCGCTGATCTCCCGGGTGTTCCGCGCGGCGCCGGACGCGCCGACGATGGCGGGCTCGTTCGCCACCGCCGCGTTCAACATCGGTGCCGCGCTGGGGCCGTGGGCCGGTGGGCTCGCGATCGGCGGCGGGTACGGGTTCCGCGCCCCGGCCTGGACGAGTGCGGCGCTGATGGCCCTGGCGACCGTCACGGCGGTACTGCTCCGGATGGTGCGGCGGCCGGCGCCGGTACGAGGCGGCGCACCCGCCCGGCCCGTACCCCCGGCTCCCGGCCCCGACCGGTCAGCCGAACAGCTCGAAGAGGCCGACGACGTCGAGGAGCGTCAGCAGGCCGAACACCCAGATCGCCAGGAGGCCGAACACCGCCACCATGCATCCGAGCCCCGCCAGGTTCTCCCCGAGTGA